A single genomic interval of bacterium harbors:
- the rho gene encoding transcription termination factor Rho: MPENTTSPVTGVLEVMQKGGGFLRDPARSFAPDRDDPFVPQAVIQKFNLSTGALVTGPVGKGRKGLRLERVDAVCGVSPQEFAQRRALTDMTALNPERRFDLGRDGNPSMRIIDLIAPIARGTRGLIVSPPKAGKTTILENLAHAIREDSPETRVVVLLIDERPEEVTHFRRATDAEVLASSADQSVADHVRLAQMAISQAVREVECHHDVVVLVDSITRMGRAFNQSGKGSGRTMSGGLDSRALEIPRKFFGMARNIEGGGSLTVIATALVDTGSRMDDMIFEEFKGTGNCEIVLSRMLAENRIYPAIDVRQSGTRRDDLLFDEDAYHALTLLRRRAVAVDPKSGMEGMLKLLDKYPDNAALLKGIGGD; encoded by the coding sequence ATGCCCGAAAACACGACCAGCCCCGTCACCGGGGTTCTCGAAGTGATGCAGAAAGGCGGCGGCTTCCTGCGCGACCCCGCCCGCTCGTTCGCGCCCGACCGCGACGATCCCTTCGTCCCGCAGGCGGTGATCCAGAAGTTCAACCTCTCGACCGGGGCGCTGGTGACGGGCCCCGTCGGCAAGGGCCGCAAGGGCCTGCGGCTCGAACGGGTCGACGCGGTGTGCGGCGTTTCGCCCCAGGAGTTCGCGCAGCGGCGGGCCCTGACCGACATGACGGCGCTCAACCCCGAGCGGCGCTTCGACCTCGGCAGGGACGGCAACCCGTCCATGCGCATCATCGACCTGATCGCACCCATCGCCCGGGGCACGCGCGGCCTCATCGTCTCGCCCCCCAAGGCCGGCAAGACGACCATCCTGGAGAACCTGGCCCACGCCATCCGCGAGGATTCGCCGGAGACCCGCGTCGTGGTGCTGCTGATCGACGAGCGGCCCGAAGAGGTCACCCACTTCCGGCGCGCCACCGATGCCGAGGTGCTCGCCAGCAGCGCCGACCAGAGCGTGGCCGACCACGTGCGCCTGGCGCAGATGGCCATCTCCCAGGCGGTGCGCGAAGTGGAGTGCCACCACGACGTGGTCGTGCTCGTGGACAGCATCACGCGCATGGGGCGGGCCTTCAACCAGAGCGGCAAGGGTTCGGGCCGGACCATGAGCGGCGGACTCGACTCGCGGGCGCTGGAGATCCCGCGCAAGTTCTTCGGCATGGCGCGGAACATCGAGGGCGGCGGTTCGCTGACGGTGATCGCGACCGCGCTCGTGGACACGGGCAGCCGCATGGACGACATGATCTTCGAGGAGTTCAAGGGCACCGGCAACTGCGAGATCGTGCTGAGCCGCATGCTGGCCGAGAACCGCATCTACCCCGCCATCGACGTGCGCCAGAGCGGCACCCGCCGCGACGACCTGCTCTTCGACGAGGACGCCTACCACGCCCTGACGCTGCTGCGGCGGCGCGCGGTGGCCGTCGACCCGAAGAGCGGCATGGAGGGCATGCTCAAGCTGCTCGACAAGTACCCCGACAACGCGGCACTGCTGAAGGGGATCGGCGGGGACTGA
- a CDS encoding metal-dependent transcriptional regulator, whose product MPANLKVSASLEDYLEAIYHTVEAKGAARAKDIVMRLGVHNSSVTQALRSLSEKELINYAPYDVITLTDRGERIALDVVKRHTTLSAFLHKVLGLPDTDADEGACLMEHAVNPLIMERLVKFVEYFDKCPLNDVRWDDEVGFFCGKSDDDKGGHNCGRDVCGHPLDIEELTRLKNASDGSAEE is encoded by the coding sequence ATGCCCGCGAACCTGAAGGTCAGCGCCAGCCTCGAGGACTACCTCGAAGCCATCTACCATACGGTGGAGGCCAAGGGCGCCGCGCGGGCCAAGGACATCGTCATGCGGCTCGGCGTGCACAACTCGTCGGTCACCCAGGCCCTGCGGTCCCTGTCCGAGAAGGAACTCATCAACTACGCCCCCTACGACGTCATCACCCTCACCGACCGCGGCGAGCGCATCGCGCTGGACGTGGTGAAGCGGCACACGACGCTGTCCGCGTTCCTGCATAAGGTGCTCGGTCTGCCGGACACCGATGCCGACGAGGGCGCCTGCCTGATGGAGCACGCCGTCAATCCCCTGATCATGGAGCGCCTGGTCAAGTTCGTGGAGTACTTCGACAAGTGCCCCCTGAACGACGTGCGCTGGGACGACGAAGTGGGCTTCTTCTGCGGCAAGAGCGACGACGACAAGGGCGGACACAACTGCGGCCGCGACGTGTGCGGCCACCCCCTGGACATCGAGGAACTGACCCGCCTGAAGAACGCTTCGGACGGGTCGGCGGAGGAATGA
- the feoB gene encoding ferrous iron transport protein B — protein sequence MTKTAEQVFTVAVAGNPNAGKTTIFNNLTGARQRVGNYPGVTVEWKEGSCRRGDLALKLVDLPGTYSLTAYSEEELVARDYLLNRTPDVVVDVVDASNLERNLFLTTELLEIGCPVIVVLNMADVARDRGFQIDIAGLSERLGVPVVPAVGNRGEGMDDIIEAVSRVMASTASLPGPAEQCRDAGPGPASFASAQAGERRARVDFGPVVEGLVERITPYLPPSPHQRWQALKLIESDPQVLGSLIEPGAREAVLGLVAEFQADLTDEPDIMMARRRYEHLGAVCAAVCRQPGERRVTRSDRIDRVVMHPVWGVPIFLATMYIVFTLTFTVGTPFMDLIDQGFGWLADTLLRVWPAGQAEHLQSLVVDGVIGGVGGVIVFLPNIVLLFLAIAVLEGTGYMARAAFVMDRFMSKVGLHGKSFIPLLIGFGCTVPAIMATRTLETRRDRIITMMVLPLMSCGARLPIYALMIPAFFAPKWQGPVLWIIYVTGILLAMGGAMLLRSTMFRGETTPFLMELPPYRMPTAASLLVQMWTRAWLYVKKAGTVILGAAVILWFLTYFPKPPADYVPPSDFDRAEVAAGTTFGQLTDADEIQAAELSYSIAGRVGRVLEPLIKPIGFDWRIGTALVGATAAKEVFVAQMGIVFAVGEADETSDHLRQRLRDRYSQLVGFCIMLFALISTPCIATFAITRQEAGSVKWALAQTIGLTTLAWIMTFLVYQGGLLLGWGVA from the coding sequence GTGACAAAAACCGCGGAGCAGGTCTTCACCGTCGCCGTCGCCGGCAATCCCAACGCCGGCAAGACGACGATCTTCAACAACCTGACGGGAGCCAGGCAGCGCGTCGGCAACTATCCCGGCGTCACGGTCGAGTGGAAGGAGGGTTCCTGCAGGCGCGGCGACCTGGCCCTCAAGCTCGTCGATCTGCCCGGCACCTACAGCCTGACCGCGTACTCCGAAGAGGAGCTGGTCGCCCGCGACTATCTCCTGAACCGCACCCCCGACGTGGTGGTCGACGTCGTCGACGCCTCGAACCTCGAGCGCAACCTCTTCCTCACCACGGAACTCCTCGAGATCGGCTGCCCGGTCATCGTCGTGCTGAACATGGCCGACGTGGCCCGCGACCGCGGCTTCCAGATCGACATCGCCGGCCTCTCCGAGCGGCTCGGCGTGCCGGTGGTGCCGGCGGTGGGCAACCGCGGCGAGGGCATGGACGACATCATCGAGGCCGTCAGCCGCGTCATGGCGAGCACGGCCTCGTTGCCCGGCCCGGCCGAGCAGTGCCGCGACGCCGGGCCCGGCCCGGCCTCGTTCGCGTCGGCCCAGGCGGGCGAACGCCGGGCAAGGGTCGATTTCGGCCCCGTCGTCGAGGGCCTCGTCGAACGCATCACACCCTATCTGCCCCCCAGCCCGCACCAGCGCTGGCAGGCCCTGAAGCTCATCGAGTCCGACCCGCAGGTGCTCGGCTCCCTCATCGAGCCCGGGGCCCGCGAGGCCGTGCTCGGCCTGGTCGCCGAGTTCCAGGCCGACCTGACCGACGAGCCCGACATCATGATGGCCCGCCGGCGCTACGAGCATCTCGGCGCCGTATGCGCCGCCGTCTGCCGCCAGCCCGGCGAGCGCCGCGTCACGCGCAGCGACCGGATCGACCGCGTGGTCATGCATCCGGTGTGGGGCGTGCCCATCTTCCTGGCGACCATGTACATCGTCTTCACCCTGACCTTCACCGTCGGCACCCCGTTCATGGACCTCATCGACCAGGGCTTCGGCTGGCTCGCCGACACCCTGCTGCGCGTGTGGCCCGCGGGCCAGGCCGAGCACCTGCAGTCGCTCGTGGTCGACGGCGTCATCGGCGGCGTGGGCGGCGTCATCGTGTTCCTGCCCAACATCGTGCTGCTGTTCCTGGCCATCGCCGTCCTCGAGGGCACCGGCTACATGGCGCGGGCGGCCTTCGTCATGGACCGCTTCATGTCCAAGGTCGGCCTGCACGGCAAGAGCTTCATTCCCCTGCTCATCGGCTTCGGCTGCACGGTGCCGGCGATCATGGCCACCCGCACCCTCGAGACCCGCCGCGACCGCATCATCACCATGATGGTGCTGCCGCTGATGAGCTGCGGCGCGCGCCTGCCCATCTACGCCCTGATGATCCCCGCCTTCTTCGCGCCGAAGTGGCAGGGGCCGGTGCTCTGGATCATCTACGTCACGGGCATCCTGCTGGCCATGGGCGGCGCCATGCTGCTGCGCTCGACGATGTTCCGCGGCGAGACGACACCGTTCCTGATGGAACTGCCGCCCTACCGCATGCCGACCGCCGCGAGCCTCCTGGTGCAGATGTGGACGCGCGCCTGGCTGTACGTGAAGAAGGCCGGCACGGTGATCCTCGGCGCCGCGGTCATCCTCTGGTTCCTGACCTACTTCCCCAAGCCGCCCGCCGACTACGTGCCGCCGAGCGACTTCGACCGCGCCGAGGTGGCGGCCGGCACGACCTTCGGCCAGCTCACGGACGCCGACGAGATCCAGGCCGCCGAGCTCTCCTACAGCATCGCGGGCCGGGTCGGCCGCGTGCTCGAGCCGCTCATCAAACCCATCGGGTTCGACTGGCGCATCGGCACCGCGCTGGTGGGGGCCACCGCGGCCAAGGAGGTCTTCGTCGCCCAGATGGGCATCGTCTTCGCCGTGGGCGAGGCCGACGAGACGAGCGACCACCTGCGCCAGCGCCTGCGCGACCGCTACTCGCAGCTGGTGGGCTTCTGCATCATGCTCTTCGCGCTGATCTCGACCCCGTGCATCGCCACCTTCGCCATCACGCGCCAGGAGGCGGGCTCGGTGAAATGGGCCCTGGCCCAGACCATCGGTCTGACCACCCTCGCCTGGATCATGACCTTCCTCGTCTACCAGGGCGGCCTGCTGCTGGGCTGGGGGGTGGCGTGA
- a CDS encoding response regulator, translating to MLKTSHQGLYRNLFKSAKVAIFVVEGEHGVVIDSNVRAAELMGVRREDLIGKFVVDLFPADLRPPVKDTLEDLWDEDGVCGYGCRLLTPTGAEVPVRLATSVVVQDDLAYLAIFARPDDARSDEDQVRLQEELRKAIETANRHADEARRAVEGKARFVTQLTHELRTPLNGLIGMSALLSEMDLEGEARRTADNVAASAQSLLDLVNDVLDFARVEAGKAPLRRSPFHLEDLLRGVLGTFAAQAVDQEVRCELQLDRELAPWLLGDGGRLRQVMVNLLGNALRGTSGGTVTIEAVPVDDRVRISVTDTGCGIADADLGRIFEGSEGGKSPSGGTGLGLAISRDLVARMGGQLEVTSREGWGSTFTFSLELPATVEPAVPQPGVAQLRDRAVEEFAASAFADKPRNLRILLAEDNKVNQTVALGMMRKLGHEGTAVDDGRHALMALASGDYDVVFMDLQMPELGGLETTRRIRAGEAGERYRDIPIVAMTGHATRRDRQACIEAGMNGYVAKPISSERIDEAIDQLSTFGGVEDSRGAPFTPVKLISQMNGDTDLAAEILGVFREDTAARLTRIADALCNYAFEAVVHEARAIEGGALNVCAEIMVNLSRELLRAAEQKENESAEALVAEMRGELTGMVID from the coding sequence ATGCTCAAGACCTCCCACCAGGGCCTGTACCGCAACCTGTTCAAGAGCGCGAAGGTGGCCATCTTCGTGGTCGAGGGCGAGCACGGCGTCGTCATCGACAGCAACGTGCGGGCCGCCGAGCTGATGGGGGTCCGGCGCGAGGACCTCATCGGGAAATTCGTGGTCGACCTCTTCCCCGCCGACCTGCGCCCTCCCGTGAAGGACACCCTGGAAGACCTCTGGGACGAAGACGGCGTCTGTGGCTACGGCTGCCGCCTGCTGACCCCCACGGGCGCCGAGGTTCCCGTGCGCCTGGCCACCAGCGTCGTGGTCCAGGACGACCTCGCCTATCTCGCCATCTTCGCCCGGCCGGACGACGCCCGCTCCGACGAGGACCAGGTGCGCCTGCAGGAAGAGCTGCGCAAGGCCATCGAGACCGCGAATCGCCACGCGGACGAGGCGCGACGGGCGGTCGAGGGCAAGGCCCGCTTCGTGACCCAGCTCACCCACGAACTGCGCACGCCCCTGAATGGCCTGATCGGCATGTCGGCGCTGCTGTCGGAGATGGACCTCGAGGGCGAGGCGCGGCGCACCGCCGACAACGTCGCGGCCAGCGCCCAGTCCCTGCTCGACCTGGTCAACGACGTGCTCGACTTCGCCCGCGTCGAGGCGGGCAAGGCGCCGCTGCGCCGCAGTCCCTTCCATCTCGAGGACCTGCTGCGCGGCGTGCTCGGGACCTTCGCCGCCCAGGCCGTCGATCAGGAGGTGCGCTGCGAGCTGCAGCTCGACCGCGAACTGGCGCCGTGGCTCCTCGGCGACGGCGGACGGCTGCGCCAGGTCATGGTGAACCTGCTCGGCAACGCCCTGCGGGGCACGTCCGGCGGGACGGTGACCATCGAGGCCGTGCCCGTGGACGATCGCGTCCGCATCTCGGTCACGGACACCGGCTGCGGCATTGCCGACGCCGATCTGGGCCGGATCTTCGAAGGCAGCGAGGGCGGGAAGTCGCCTTCGGGCGGCACGGGCCTCGGCCTGGCCATCAGCCGCGATCTCGTCGCGCGCATGGGGGGGCAACTCGAGGTGACCAGCCGGGAAGGCTGGGGTTCGACCTTCACCTTCTCCCTCGAGCTGCCGGCCACCGTGGAGCCCGCCGTTCCGCAGCCCGGCGTGGCGCAGCTGCGCGACCGCGCCGTCGAGGAGTTCGCGGCCAGCGCCTTCGCCGACAAGCCCCGCAACCTGCGCATCCTCCTCGCCGAGGACAACAAGGTGAACCAGACCGTCGCCCTGGGCATGATGCGCAAGCTCGGGCACGAGGGAACCGCCGTCGACGACGGCCGTCACGCCCTCATGGCCCTCGCCTCGGGCGACTACGACGTCGTGTTCATGGATCTGCAGATGCCCGAGCTGGGCGGCCTCGAGACGACGCGCCGCATCCGCGCCGGGGAGGCGGGCGAGCGCTACCGGGACATCCCCATCGTGGCCATGACCGGACACGCCACCCGCCGCGACCGGCAGGCCTGCATCGAGGCGGGCATGAACGGCTACGTGGCCAAGCCCATCAGCAGCGAGCGCATCGACGAGGCCATCGACCAGCTCTCGACCTTCGGCGGTGTCGAGGACAGCCGCGGTGCCCCGTTCACGCCCGTCAAGCTCATCAGCCAGATGAACGGCGACACCGATCTGGCCGCCGAGATCCTCGGCGTGTTCCGCGAGGACACCGCGGCACGCCTGACCCGCATCGCCGACGCCCTGTGCAACTACGCCTTCGAGGCCGTCGTCCACGAGGCGCGCGCCATCGAGGGCGGCGCCCTGAACGTGTGCGCGGAGATCATGGTGAACCTGTCGCGCGAGCTGCTGCGTGCCGCCGAGCAGAAGGAGAACGAGTCGGCCGAAGCCCTCGTCGCCGAGATGCGGGGTGAATTGACGGGCATGGTCATCGACTAG
- a CDS encoding ferrous iron transport protein A — translation MMPLTMVHEGTTAVLRSIEGGRQLRSRLAALGLMPGTELEVVQNSGHGPFVVAVRGSRIVIGRGMASRIAVEH, via the coding sequence ATCATGCCGTTGACGATGGTTCACGAGGGCACCACGGCCGTGCTCCGGTCGATCGAGGGCGGACGCCAGTTGCGCAGCCGCCTGGCGGCCCTCGGTCTCATGCCCGGCACCGAGCTGGAGGTCGTCCAGAACTCCGGCCACGGTCCGTTCGTGGTCGCGGTGCGGGGCAGCCGCATCGTCATCGGGCGGGGCATGGCCTCGCGCATCGCCGTCGAACACTGA
- a CDS encoding FeoB-associated Cys-rich membrane protein: protein MVFTVENIVIGVVVAGTVAWAVRAGVRSVRKTGGCSSCATSGDCPLSNDPEALDRIARGEEMAPPTACRAVPREWIELGALPDGSAAGSGAAPDAASTRPPRA, encoded by the coding sequence ATGGTCTTCACCGTCGAGAACATCGTCATCGGCGTGGTCGTGGCCGGCACCGTGGCCTGGGCCGTGCGTGCGGGCGTGCGCTCGGTGCGCAAGACCGGCGGCTGCTCGTCGTGCGCCACATCCGGCGACTGCCCCCTCAGCAACGACCCCGAGGCCCTCGACCGCATCGCCCGCGGCGAGGAGATGGCCCCGCCCACGGCCTGCCGCGCCGTTCCGCGGGAGTGGATCGAACTCGGCGCCCTGCCCGACGGGTCGGCAGCCGGGTCCGGAGCCGCCCCGGACGCCGCCTCCACCCGCCCGCCCCGGGCCTGA
- a CDS encoding RNA polymerase sigma factor: MDDRELIGRILAGDAAAERELYDRHVERVFRLAYRMSGDATQAEDLTQDTFIRAFDRLADFRGDGPFGGWLHRVATSVILSALQQRKRRQGVESLRDELPERPAAGGERDPDLRRRLHRAIDGLDDNHRLVFVMHDMEGYTHHEIASAMGTPVGTAKARLSRAREKLRALLTGPDLQLEAE; the protein is encoded by the coding sequence TTGGACGATCGCGAACTGATCGGGCGGATCCTCGCGGGGGACGCCGCCGCCGAGCGGGAGCTGTACGACCGGCACGTGGAGCGCGTGTTCCGGCTGGCCTACCGCATGAGCGGCGACGCCACCCAGGCCGAGGACCTGACCCAGGACACGTTCATCCGGGCCTTCGACCGGCTGGCCGACTTCCGGGGCGACGGCCCCTTCGGGGGCTGGCTCCACCGGGTGGCGACCTCGGTGATCCTGTCGGCGCTGCAGCAGCGCAAGCGGCGCCAGGGCGTCGAGTCGCTGCGGGACGAGCTGCCCGAGCGGCCGGCGGCGGGCGGCGAGCGGGATCCGGACCTGCGGCGGCGGCTGCACCGGGCCATCGACGGCCTCGACGACAACCACCGGCTGGTCTTCGTCATGCACGACATGGAAGGCTACACCCACCACGAGATCGCGTCGGCCATGGGCACCCCCGTGGGCACGGCCAAGGCGCGGCTGTCGCGGGCGCGGGAGAAACTGCGCGCGCTGCTGACCGGACCGGATCTCCAACTGGAAGCGGAATGA
- a CDS encoding HEAT repeat domain-containing protein — translation MELRNHNIVRIVAIGFVVLALACAGYALGQTEPTRAEREAQERHLAERRAELDRKMQEARAALNRARYEQAAELMHEVSRASHEAELAGNALYWEAFARYRMQRMDENRRAVELLKRQLAEFPEAETARDGEALLARLYAEMAERGEIEAITEIEKMSEEDRIREETRIQALHALMQMNPDRALPLLEDIVRGNTDDSLEIRRNALFVLCRMDDARSTDLLIEMMRTTEEPEMLTEIVMCLSQQDSERALDALVELFEKSQDRQVDEAAMFAIGRHGGDRAFELLASIARNPQKDPDIRAQALFGLAHSNRDEETAKLAAELLRSSDEREVMEAALFALSRLDGELPATVLRDLVNNPAADDELRGQALHFMARRQDMPLSTLVEMYRGTESHDMKLQICHVISRQDSDEALDALIAIARQEKDPEIRQNVLFWIGRYDNDKAAEFLVEVIREG, via the coding sequence ATGGAACTGCGGAACCACAACATCGTCCGGATCGTCGCCATCGGGTTCGTCGTGCTCGCCCTGGCCTGCGCCGGCTACGCCCTGGGCCAGACCGAGCCCACGCGGGCCGAGCGCGAGGCGCAGGAGCGGCATCTCGCCGAGCGGCGCGCCGAGCTCGACCGCAAGATGCAGGAGGCGCGGGCCGCCCTGAACCGGGCCAGGTACGAGCAGGCGGCCGAGCTGATGCACGAGGTGTCGCGGGCGAGCCACGAGGCCGAGCTGGCGGGCAACGCCCTGTACTGGGAAGCCTTCGCCCGCTACCGCATGCAGCGCATGGACGAGAACCGGCGCGCGGTGGAGCTGCTGAAGCGCCAGCTGGCCGAGTTCCCCGAAGCCGAGACCGCCCGCGACGGCGAGGCCCTGTTGGCCCGCCTCTACGCCGAGATGGCCGAACGCGGCGAGATCGAGGCCATCACCGAGATCGAGAAGATGAGCGAGGAGGACCGCATCCGGGAGGAGACGCGCATCCAGGCCCTGCACGCCCTCATGCAGATGAACCCGGATCGCGCCCTGCCCCTGCTCGAGGACATCGTGCGCGGCAACACCGACGATTCGCTGGAGATCCGCCGCAACGCCCTGTTCGTGCTGTGCCGCATGGACGACGCGCGCAGCACCGACCTGCTGATCGAGATGATGCGCACCACCGAGGAGCCGGAGATGCTCACGGAGATCGTCATGTGCCTGTCGCAGCAGGACTCCGAGCGGGCCCTCGACGCCCTGGTCGAGCTCTTCGAGAAGAGCCAGGACCGGCAGGTGGACGAGGCGGCCATGTTCGCCATCGGACGGCACGGCGGCGACCGCGCCTTCGAGCTGCTGGCGAGCATCGCGCGCAACCCGCAGAAGGATCCGGACATCCGGGCCCAGGCCCTGTTCGGCCTCGCCCACAGCAATCGCGACGAGGAGACGGCCAAGCTGGCGGCCGAGCTGCTCCGCTCGTCGGACGAACGCGAGGTGATGGAGGCGGCGCTGTTCGCCCTGTCGCGCCTGGACGGCGAGCTGCCCGCCACGGTGCTGCGCGACCTGGTCAACAACCCCGCGGCCGACGACGAGCTGCGCGGCCAGGCCCTGCACTTCATGGCGCGCCGCCAGGACATGCCCCTGTCGACCCTGGTCGAGATGTACCGGGGCACCGAGAGCCACGACATGAAGCTGCAGATCTGCCACGTGATCTCGCGGCAGGACAGCGACGAGGCCCTCGACGCCCTGATCGCCATCGCGCGGCAGGAGAAGGATCCGGAGATCCGGCAGAACGTGCTGTTCTGGATCGGGCGCTACGACAACGACAAGGCGGCGGAGTTTCTCGTGGAGGTCATCCGGGAAGGGTAA
- a CDS encoding amidase, whose protein sequence is MRRAVACLVVLAVLPFAGCGETNPDERFARRDVAGAAEVLGLAMTEAEVDSMNSDLVEQRDSYRRLREALPPNAMRPALRFDPELLTGPTAGLADGPPRWSPAPEVVRPADLDELAFASITELSALVHTGQVTCLELTNLALARLGRYDPELHCVVTPLPDRARAQARELDAMLARGEDLGPLHGIPFGAKDLLAVAGAPTTWGAEPYRHQEFDEDATVVALLEERGAVLVAKLSLGALAWGDVWFGGMTRNPWNPAQGSSGSSAGSAAAVSAGLVPFAIGSETWGSIVSPSTRCGVTGLRPTFGRVSRHGAMALSWSMDKLGPIARSVEDCALVFDAIHGRDLLDPTTVDRPFAFDARRGLAGLRIGYVASAFAEEYAGADLDSAALDVLRRAGADLVPIELPVDELGFDLYDLGFVLSAEAAAAFQELTLSGRDDELARQVRNAWPNVFRAAQFIPAVEYIQANRHRVALMEMMARVFREVDVYVTPSFAGPNLLLTNLTGHPQVVVPAGFREENAPHSIGFVGRLYDEATVMAVARAYEQATEWHRRHPPGFGGAG, encoded by the coding sequence ATGCGTCGTGCCGTCGCCTGCCTCGTTGTGCTCGCCGTTCTCCCCTTCGCCGGCTGCGGCGAGACGAACCCCGACGAAAGGTTCGCCCGCCGCGACGTCGCGGGCGCCGCCGAAGTGCTCGGCCTCGCCATGACCGAGGCCGAGGTCGATTCGATGAATTCCGATCTGGTCGAGCAGCGCGACAGCTACCGCCGTCTGCGGGAGGCGCTGCCCCCGAACGCGATGCGGCCGGCGCTGCGTTTCGATCCTGAACTCCTGACCGGACCGACCGCCGGGCTCGCTGACGGCCCCCCGCGGTGGTCGCCCGCGCCCGAAGTGGTCCGGCCGGCCGACCTGGACGAGCTGGCGTTCGCCTCGATCACGGAGCTCTCGGCGCTGGTCCATACCGGACAGGTGACGTGCCTGGAACTGACGAACCTGGCCCTGGCCCGGCTCGGGCGGTACGACCCGGAGCTGCACTGCGTGGTGACGCCGCTGCCCGATCGCGCCCGCGCCCAGGCCCGCGAGCTCGACGCGATGCTCGCCCGGGGCGAGGACCTCGGCCCGCTGCACGGCATCCCGTTCGGGGCGAAGGACCTGCTGGCGGTCGCCGGCGCGCCGACGACGTGGGGCGCCGAGCCGTACCGCCACCAGGAGTTCGACGAGGACGCCACGGTGGTGGCCCTGCTCGAGGAGCGCGGCGCGGTGCTCGTGGCCAAGCTCAGCCTCGGCGCCCTGGCCTGGGGCGACGTGTGGTTCGGCGGCATGACCCGCAATCCGTGGAATCCCGCACAGGGCAGCAGCGGCTCGTCGGCAGGGTCGGCGGCGGCGGTCTCGGCGGGGCTGGTGCCCTTCGCCATCGGGTCGGAGACGTGGGGCTCGATCGTCTCGCCGAGCACGCGCTGCGGCGTGACCGGCCTGCGCCCCACGTTCGGCCGGGTGAGTCGCCACGGCGCCATGGCCCTGAGCTGGTCCATGGACAAGCTCGGGCCCATCGCCCGCTCGGTGGAGGACTGCGCCCTGGTCTTCGACGCCATCCACGGGCGCGACCTGCTCGATCCCACGACCGTCGACCGGCCGTTCGCTTTCGACGCCCGGCGCGGGCTCGCCGGACTGCGGATCGGCTACGTGGCGAGCGCCTTCGCCGAGGAGTACGCGGGGGCCGACCTCGATTCCGCCGCCCTCGACGTGCTGCGGCGCGCCGGCGCCGATCTCGTGCCCATCGAACTGCCGGTGGACGAGCTCGGCTTCGACCTCTACGACCTCGGCTTCGTGCTCTCGGCCGAGGCCGCCGCCGCGTTCCAGGAACTCACCCTGTCCGGCCGGGACGACGAGCTCGCGCGCCAGGTGCGCAACGCCTGGCCGAACGTGTTCCGTGCGGCCCAGTTCATTCCGGCGGTCGAGTACATCCAGGCCAACCGGCACCGCGTGGCGCTGATGGAGATGATGGCGCGGGTGTTCCGGGAGGTCGACGTGTACGTGACGCCCAGCTTCGCGGGCCCCAACCTGCTGCTGACGAACCTGACGGGGCACCCGCAGGTGGTGGTGCCGGCCGGCTTCCGGGAGGAGAACGCACCCCACTCGATCGGCTTCGTGGGGCGTCTGTACGACGAGGCCACCGTCATGGCGGTGGCCCGGGCGTACGAGCAGGCGACGGAGTGGCACCGGCGGCATCCGCCGGGATTCGGCGGTGCCGGCTAG